From one Variovorax sp. PBL-H6 genomic stretch:
- a CDS encoding cytochrome c3 family protein, with translation MRPKQVFSRRGELAILLVILALFMLVPALVGLGIWRESAYQQLGEPVAQPIPFSHKHHVGDDGIDCRYCHTAVETGRHAGLPSTQICLTCHSQLYTQAAVLEPLRESARTGTPIAWRRVHDLPDFVYFDHSVHLAKGVGCVECHGRVDQMPLTWRAQPLQMQWCVACHRDPAPHLRPREQVFDMSAPRLDGEDATTLARMMQLEDRRRMTDCSTCHR, from the coding sequence ATGAGGCCGAAGCAGGTCTTCAGCCGGCGCGGCGAACTGGCCATCCTGCTGGTCATCCTCGCGCTGTTCATGCTGGTCCCGGCGCTGGTGGGTCTCGGGATCTGGCGCGAGAGCGCCTACCAGCAACTGGGCGAACCGGTGGCCCAGCCCATTCCTTTCAGCCACAAGCACCACGTCGGCGACGACGGCATCGACTGCCGCTACTGCCACACCGCTGTGGAGACCGGCCGTCATGCCGGCTTGCCGTCCACGCAGATCTGCCTGACGTGCCATTCGCAGTTGTACACGCAGGCCGCGGTGCTGGAGCCACTGCGTGAAAGCGCGCGCACCGGAACACCGATCGCCTGGCGCCGCGTGCACGACCTGCCGGACTTCGTCTACTTCGATCACAGCGTTCACCTGGCCAAGGGGGTCGGCTGCGTCGAATGCCATGGCCGGGTCGACCAGATGCCGCTGACCTGGCGGGCCCAGCCGTTGCAGATGCAGTGGTGCGTGGCCTGCCATCGCGATCCGGCGCCGCACTTGCGCCCGCGCGAGCAGGTGTTCGACATGAGCGCGCCGCGCCTGGACGGCGAAGACGCGACAACCCTGGCCCGCATGATGCAGCTGGAAGACCGGCGGCGCATGACCGACTGCTCGACCTGCCACCGATGA
- a CDS encoding DUF3341 domain-containing protein, protein MSEAVPWGLMAEFATADELLAAARRAREAGYRHAEAYSPFPIDGLAEALGFERSRVPFFTFIGALAGAAAGYFMQWYSAVIDYPLNIGGRPLHSWPMFVPVAFELAVLGGALAAVLAMLLGSGLPRLRHPVFAAPDFDLASRNRFFLLLRRDEAVFDAQEAAELLDSLKPLRRVEVPG, encoded by the coding sequence GTGAGCGAAGCCGTGCCCTGGGGACTGATGGCCGAATTCGCCACCGCCGACGAGCTGCTCGCCGCCGCCCGGCGCGCGCGCGAAGCGGGCTACCGCCATGCCGAGGCGTATTCGCCGTTTCCGATCGACGGCCTGGCCGAAGCCCTGGGCTTCGAGCGCAGCCGCGTGCCCTTCTTCACCTTCATCGGCGCACTGGCCGGCGCAGCAGCGGGCTATTTCATGCAATGGTATTCGGCAGTGATCGACTACCCGCTGAACATAGGCGGGCGGCCCTTGCACAGTTGGCCCATGTTCGTCCCGGTCGCGTTCGAGCTGGCGGTGCTCGGCGGCGCGCTGGCCGCGGTGCTGGCGATGCTGCTGGGCAGCGGCCTGCCGCGGCTGCGGCATCCGGTGTTCGCCGCACCCGATTTCGACCTGGCCTCGCGCAACCGCTTCTTCCTGTTGCTGCGCAGGGACGAGGCCGTGTTCGACGCGCAGGAGGCGGCCGAGCTGCTCGATTCGCTGAAGCCGCTGCGGCGGGTGGAGGTGCCAGGATGA
- the nrfD gene encoding NrfD/PsrC family molybdoenzyme membrane anchor subunit gives MTPPALRTQPPVSRDIGVLGAGWGYASIGDKIADLVLTRPVRWPWLLGFFGTLAGTVAFLAAMAYLFTEGVGIWGVNIPVAWGFAIANCVWWIGIGHAGTFISAVLLLLRQRWRTSINRFAEAMTLFAAGMAGLFPILHLGRPWFFYWITPYPDRMNLWPQWRSPLVWDFFAIATYLAVSFLFWYLGLIPDLATLRDRAHSRFKQLTFGLLALGWRGEARHWARHQTAYLLLAGLATPLVVSVHSVVSLDFAIGNTPGYHSTIFPPYFVAGALFSGFAMVLTLAIPLRRAFGLHDFITDVHLDHAAKVLLATGALLAYGYASETFIAFYSGDEYEIAMTIDRWTGAYAPVYWAMLACNVLAPQILWWRRARRHALLLFGLSLVINAGMWMERVLIVVQSLHQDFLPSSWGLFVPTFWDWVFLLGSISTFAWLFLVFIRLLPAISISEMRLLARESANEASKGAGT, from the coding sequence ATGACGCCCCCTGCCCTTCGCACGCAGCCGCCCGTGTCGCGCGACATCGGGGTGCTGGGCGCCGGCTGGGGCTACGCCAGCATCGGCGACAAGATCGCCGACCTGGTGCTGACGCGGCCGGTGCGCTGGCCCTGGCTGCTCGGGTTCTTCGGCACGTTGGCCGGCACGGTCGCCTTCCTGGCGGCCATGGCCTACCTGTTCACCGAAGGCGTGGGCATCTGGGGCGTCAACATCCCGGTGGCCTGGGGCTTCGCCATCGCCAATTGCGTGTGGTGGATCGGCATCGGCCACGCCGGAACCTTCATCTCGGCCGTGCTGCTGCTGTTGCGCCAGCGCTGGCGCACTTCGATCAACCGCTTTGCCGAGGCGATGACGCTGTTCGCCGCGGGCATGGCCGGGCTGTTTCCCATCCTGCACCTCGGCCGGCCGTGGTTCTTCTACTGGATCACCCCCTATCCCGACCGCATGAACCTGTGGCCGCAATGGCGCAGCCCGCTGGTCTGGGACTTCTTCGCGATCGCGACCTACCTGGCGGTGTCCTTCCTGTTCTGGTACCTGGGGTTGATCCCGGACCTGGCCACGCTGCGCGACCGCGCCCACAGCCGCTTCAAGCAGCTCACGTTCGGGCTGCTCGCTCTCGGCTGGCGCGGCGAGGCACGGCACTGGGCGCGGCACCAGACCGCCTACCTGCTGCTGGCCGGCCTGGCGACGCCGCTCGTGGTGTCGGTGCACTCGGTGGTGTCGCTGGATTTCGCCATCGGCAACACGCCCGGCTATCACTCCACCATCTTCCCGCCCTACTTCGTGGCGGGTGCACTGTTCTCCGGCTTCGCCATGGTGCTCACGCTGGCGATCCCGCTGCGCCGCGCCTTCGGCCTGCACGATTTCATCACCGACGTGCATCTGGACCACGCCGCCAAGGTGCTGCTGGCTACCGGGGCGCTCTTGGCATACGGCTATGCCAGCGAAACCTTCATCGCGTTCTACAGCGGCGACGAATACGAGATTGCGATGACCATCGACCGCTGGACCGGTGCCTACGCCCCGGTGTACTGGGCCATGCTCGCCTGCAATGTGCTGGCGCCGCAGATCCTGTGGTGGCGACGGGCGCGGCGGCATGCGCTGTTGCTGTTCGGCCTGAGCCTGGTGATCAATGCAGGCATGTGGATGGAGCGCGTGCTGATCGTCGTGCAAAGCCTGCACCAGGACTTCCTCCCCTCTTCCTGGGGCCTGTTCGTGCCGACGTTCTGGGACTGGGTGTTCCTGCTCGGCTCGATCAGCACCTTCGCCTGGCTGTTCCTGGTGTTCATCCGGCTGCTGCCTGCGATCTCGATTTCCGAGATGCGCCTGCTGGCGCGCGAGAGCGCGAACGAGGCTTCGAAAGGAGCCGGGACGTGA
- a CDS encoding TRAP transporter substrate-binding protein, translating into MLKTFLASMVIAASAFVPAHAQQPIVIKFSHVVAENTPKGQAALKFKELAEKKLPGKVQVQVFPSSQLFGDAKELEALLLGDVQLIAPSLSKFDRYTKKIQVFDLPFLFDDVEAVDRFQASPQGQSLLATMKGKGLLGLAYWHNGMKELSTNKDKLQRPEDVKGLKFRIQSSDVLEAQFRAVGANPQKMAFSEVYQALQTGVVDGQENTWSNIYSQKYHEVQKTIAATNHGVIDYMVVTNAKWWEGLPADVRKGLSEAMAEATRFGNDVANDLNERDRKRIIEAGKAKVVVLSKDDIAAWRKAMEPVWKKFEGEIGKELIQAAQKSNL; encoded by the coding sequence ATGCTGAAGACTTTTCTTGCGTCGATGGTCATTGCCGCATCGGCCTTCGTCCCGGCGCACGCGCAGCAGCCCATCGTCATCAAGTTCAGCCACGTTGTTGCCGAGAACACCCCCAAGGGACAAGCGGCCCTCAAGTTCAAGGAACTTGCCGAGAAGAAGCTGCCGGGCAAGGTGCAAGTCCAGGTGTTCCCGAGCTCACAGCTCTTCGGTGATGCGAAGGAGTTGGAGGCGCTGCTCCTCGGCGACGTGCAACTGATCGCTCCGTCGCTCTCGAAATTCGACCGATATACGAAGAAGATCCAGGTTTTCGACCTCCCCTTCCTGTTCGACGATGTCGAGGCGGTGGATCGCTTCCAGGCCAGCCCGCAAGGCCAGTCGCTGCTCGCGACCATGAAGGGCAAGGGCCTGCTGGGCCTGGCCTACTGGCACAACGGCATGAAGGAGCTGTCGACCAACAAGGACAAGCTGCAGCGTCCCGAGGACGTGAAGGGGCTGAAGTTCAGGATCCAGTCGTCCGACGTCCTCGAGGCGCAGTTCCGGGCCGTGGGTGCAAACCCGCAGAAGATGGCGTTCAGCGAGGTGTACCAGGCGCTGCAGACCGGCGTGGTGGACGGGCAGGAAAACACCTGGTCCAACATCTACTCGCAGAAGTACCACGAGGTGCAGAAGACGATCGCGGCAACCAACCACGGCGTCATCGACTACATGGTCGTCACCAACGCGAAGTGGTGGGAAGGGTTGCCGGCCGATGTCCGCAAGGGACTGTCGGAGGCGATGGCCGAGGCGACCAGGTTCGGCAACGATGTGGCCAATGACCTGAACGAGCGCGATCGCAAGCGGATCATCGAAGCCGGAAAGGCGAAGGTCGTCGTGTTGTCCAAGGACGATATCGCCGCATGGCGCAAGGCAATGGAGCCAGTCTGGAAGAAGTTCGAGGGCGAGATCGGCAAGGAGCTGATTCAGGCAGCGCAGAAGTCCAACCTGTAG
- a CDS encoding cation diffusion facilitator family transporter — MAESRIAVYGAIAANVAIAATKFTVAAFTGSSAMVSEGVHSLVDSGNGGLLLVGLSRSQRAATAQHPFGYGKELYFWSLIVAVLIFGLGGGVSMYEGILHMREPTALQDPFWNYVVLGCAAVFEGISFTIAWRQFSRQRGDTPFWKALHASKDPANYTVLAEDSAALAGLAIAAAGIFLSHHLQMPALDGAASVLIGLLLAGVAVLLISESRGLLVGEGVAPETAAAIRAIVREEAGVRDTGPVRSMYIGADEVLMTLDVVFEPETPASDTASAIERIEKSIGERFPKIRRIYIEGRSA; from the coding sequence ATGGCCGAATCCAGGATCGCCGTCTACGGCGCGATCGCCGCCAACGTCGCCATCGCGGCGACCAAGTTCACGGTCGCAGCCTTCACGGGCAGCTCAGCCATGGTGTCCGAAGGCGTCCACTCGCTGGTGGACTCCGGCAATGGCGGCTTGTTGCTGGTCGGCCTGAGCCGCAGCCAACGCGCGGCCACGGCGCAACATCCGTTCGGGTACGGCAAGGAGCTCTACTTCTGGAGCTTGATCGTCGCGGTGCTGATCTTCGGGCTGGGGGGTGGCGTGTCGATGTACGAGGGCATCCTGCACATGCGCGAGCCGACTGCGCTGCAGGACCCTTTCTGGAACTACGTCGTGCTCGGCTGCGCCGCCGTGTTCGAAGGCATCAGCTTCACCATTGCCTGGCGCCAGTTCTCGCGGCAGCGCGGCGACACGCCGTTCTGGAAGGCGCTGCATGCCAGCAAGGACCCGGCCAACTACACGGTGCTCGCGGAAGACTCGGCCGCGCTGGCCGGCCTGGCCATCGCGGCGGCCGGCATCTTCCTCAGTCACCACCTGCAAATGCCGGCGCTGGACGGCGCCGCGTCGGTCCTGATCGGCCTGCTGCTGGCCGGCGTGGCGGTGCTGCTGATCAGCGAGTCCCGCGGGCTCCTGGTCGGCGAAGGCGTCGCGCCGGAGACCGCCGCCGCGATACGCGCAATCGTGCGCGAGGAAGCCGGCGTCCGCGACACGGGGCCGGTGCGCTCGATGTACATCGGCGCCGACGAAGTGCTGATGACGCTGGATGTGGTGTTCGAACCCGAAACGCCGGCGAGCGATACCGCATCGGCGATAGAGCGCATCGAAAAGAGCATCGGGGAACGCTTCCCGAAGATCCGCCGCATCTATATCGAGGGACGCAGCGCATGA
- a CDS encoding TRAP transporter small permease translates to MAWLEKLEEGLIALLLASMTAITFGQVVARYLFNYSFVWALELTTVLFAWLIFLGMSYGVRVGAHIGVDAAVKLLGPRAARAVACVAAVLCLLYAVIFVVGGAIYLQKMYSIGIEMQDIPLPQWVPRLVLPFGFSLLALRFCQALYRAIRGRDVRLIGDEAEDALKLRADAPTRSEQE, encoded by the coding sequence ATGGCGTGGCTCGAGAAGCTGGAGGAGGGCCTGATCGCCCTGCTCCTGGCGTCGATGACGGCGATCACCTTTGGGCAGGTGGTCGCACGGTATCTCTTCAACTACAGCTTCGTCTGGGCACTCGAGCTCACGACGGTGCTGTTCGCCTGGCTGATCTTCCTGGGCATGTCCTATGGCGTCCGCGTTGGCGCGCACATCGGCGTCGATGCCGCGGTCAAGTTGCTCGGCCCGCGCGCCGCGCGAGCGGTCGCCTGTGTCGCCGCCGTGCTCTGTCTGCTCTATGCGGTCATCTTCGTCGTCGGTGGCGCTATCTACCTGCAGAAGATGTACTCGATCGGCATCGAGATGCAGGACATCCCACTTCCTCAGTGGGTGCCACGGCTGGTGTTGCCCTTCGGGTTCTCGCTCCTGGCCTTGCGCTTCTGCCAGGCGTTGTACCGCGCGATCCGGGGCAGGGATGTGCGCCTGATCGGCGACGAAGCCGAGGATGCGCTGAAGCTGCGAGCGGATGCGCCGACGCGCTCGGAACAGGAATGA
- a CDS encoding 4Fe-4S dicluster domain-containing protein, translated as MTHDHGEPLTFHPTAPALDRRRVLALMAASLALASGACSRPPRERIHPWVQMPEARGDGQPLYYASAMVRDGHAQGVLIGTQEGRPIKIEGNPLHPSSVGATDVFAQASVLQLWDPDRSAAVMQRLGASAAQDRTGPLAASSWSAFESAWRAAAGPLQARQGDGLRILSGPVSSPTLRGQMDALLQRFPKARWHQHMPPADTAAQAGALAAFGRPVQCVLKLEHAQCVVSLAADPFSDGPGAVRQAADWAARRRKDEPCATFAAEVTSGLFGARADRRIALAPTAIDSLLLRVATRLLDPAAEVRANPATADFESRLLAAVQAAGPGALIVPGPSLSSASHALVHALHQKLGAVGRTIDLIAPPAAAPEAGTLAELVRDMNTGAVDTLLVLDANPVYESSGALGFAAALGKVRFSVHSGLYSDETGQACTWHLPLSHTYEQWSDALAHDGTATLIQPAIAPLYDSRSLHELLAMISADTERDGHALVQRQWRGRAGADFDAFWRDSLRRGVVPGSAPAPLKLSAAPPDLRAPPSPPAPALVAVFAPDPSTHDGRFANNGWLQELPRPFTKLTWDNALLIGPGTARSIGIRTGDLVRVTADQRHVDAPAWVLAAHAEDAVVLPLGYGRAQAGRVGNGVGFDAYRLMPSDGTTLAVQLQVLGRQHSFAVTQHTLDPSDREPARTIATGERIAQEAPRPTLYPEHRSPGHAWAMAIDLDSCIGCNACTIACQAENNIPVVGKEEVANGREMHWIRVDRYDSAELEGSIFQPVPCMHCENAPCELVCPVGATVHDSEGLNVQVYNRCIGTRFCSNNCPYKVRRFNFRQYSDEETESLKGQRNPNVTVRQRGVMEKCTYCLQRVARARQHSERTGVALADGDVVTACQSVCPTSAIQFGDLNDPASAVVRLRGSPRHYALLGHLNTRPRTTYLARVRPKDEP; from the coding sequence ATGACACACGATCACGGCGAACCGCTCACCTTCCATCCGACCGCCCCGGCGCTCGACCGCCGCCGCGTGCTGGCGTTGATGGCTGCTTCGCTGGCGCTCGCCAGCGGTGCCTGCAGCCGGCCGCCGCGCGAACGCATCCACCCCTGGGTGCAGATGCCCGAGGCGCGTGGCGATGGGCAGCCGCTTTACTACGCGAGCGCCATGGTGCGCGACGGTCATGCGCAGGGCGTGCTGATCGGCACCCAGGAAGGGCGGCCGATCAAGATCGAGGGCAATCCGCTGCACCCGTCCAGCGTGGGCGCCACCGACGTGTTCGCGCAGGCCTCGGTGCTGCAGCTGTGGGACCCCGACCGTTCGGCGGCCGTGATGCAACGCCTGGGCGCATCCGCCGCGCAGGATCGCACCGGGCCGCTTGCCGCTTCGAGCTGGAGCGCATTCGAGTCGGCATGGCGCGCCGCCGCCGGGCCGTTGCAGGCGCGGCAGGGCGACGGCTTGCGCATCCTGAGCGGGCCGGTGAGTTCGCCGACCTTGCGCGGGCAGATGGACGCGCTGCTCCAGCGCTTTCCCAAGGCGCGCTGGCACCAGCACATGCCGCCGGCAGACACGGCGGCGCAGGCGGGCGCGCTCGCCGCGTTCGGCCGACCCGTGCAATGCGTGCTGAAGCTGGAGCACGCGCAGTGCGTGGTGTCGCTCGCCGCCGACCCGTTCAGCGACGGCCCCGGCGCGGTACGCCAGGCGGCCGACTGGGCGGCACGGCGCCGGAAGGACGAGCCCTGCGCCACGTTTGCGGCGGAGGTGACGTCGGGCCTGTTCGGCGCGCGGGCCGACCGGCGCATCGCGCTGGCGCCAACCGCGATCGATTCGCTGCTGCTGCGCGTCGCGACGCGGCTCCTCGACCCGGCGGCGGAAGTCCGTGCGAATCCGGCGACGGCCGATTTCGAGTCGCGGCTGCTCGCGGCCGTGCAGGCCGCCGGTCCGGGCGCCCTGATCGTTCCCGGCCCTTCCCTCTCGTCGGCCAGTCATGCGCTGGTGCACGCGCTGCATCAGAAGCTCGGCGCCGTCGGCCGCACCATCGACCTGATCGCGCCACCTGCCGCCGCGCCCGAGGCCGGGACACTGGCTGAACTGGTGCGCGACATGAACACAGGCGCGGTCGACACGCTCCTGGTCCTCGATGCCAATCCGGTCTATGAATCGAGCGGCGCGCTTGGCTTCGCCGCCGCCCTGGGCAAGGTCCGCTTCAGCGTGCACAGCGGGCTGTACAGCGACGAAACGGGGCAGGCCTGCACCTGGCACCTGCCCCTGTCGCACACGTACGAGCAATGGAGCGACGCGCTGGCGCACGACGGCACCGCAACCCTGATCCAGCCGGCAATCGCGCCGCTGTACGACAGCCGCTCCCTGCACGAACTGCTGGCGATGATTTCCGCTGACACCGAACGCGACGGCCATGCGCTGGTGCAGCGGCAATGGCGCGGTCGGGCCGGCGCGGATTTCGACGCGTTCTGGCGCGACAGCCTGCGACGCGGCGTGGTGCCCGGCAGCGCTCCCGCCCCGCTGAAGCTGAGCGCGGCGCCGCCCGACCTGCGAGCACCGCCTTCTCCACCGGCACCGGCACTTGTCGCGGTGTTCGCGCCGGATCCTTCGACCCACGACGGCCGCTTCGCCAACAACGGCTGGCTGCAGGAGCTGCCGCGGCCTTTCACCAAGCTCACCTGGGACAACGCCCTGCTGATCGGCCCCGGCACGGCCCGCTCCATCGGCATCCGCACCGGCGACCTGGTACGCGTGACGGCGGACCAGCGCCATGTCGATGCGCCGGCCTGGGTGCTGGCTGCGCACGCCGAGGACGCGGTGGTCCTGCCGCTCGGCTACGGCCGTGCACAGGCGGGCCGCGTCGGCAACGGCGTCGGCTTCGATGCCTATCGCCTGATGCCGAGCGACGGCACCACGCTGGCCGTGCAGTTGCAGGTGCTGGGCCGGCAGCATTCGTTCGCCGTGACGCAGCACACGCTCGACCCATCGGACCGCGAGCCGGCGCGCACGATCGCCACCGGCGAACGGATCGCGCAGGAAGCGCCGCGGCCCACGCTCTACCCCGAACACCGCAGCCCCGGGCACGCCTGGGCGATGGCCATCGACCTGGACAGCTGCATCGGCTGCAACGCCTGCACCATCGCCTGCCAGGCGGAGAACAACATCCCGGTGGTGGGCAAGGAGGAAGTGGCCAACGGCCGCGAGATGCACTGGATCCGCGTGGACCGCTACGACAGCGCCGAGCTGGAAGGCAGCATTTTCCAGCCCGTTCCCTGCATGCATTGCGAGAACGCGCCATGCGAGCTGGTTTGCCCGGTGGGCGCCACCGTGCACGACAGCGAGGGCCTGAACGTGCAGGTCTACAACCGCTGCATCGGCACGCGCTTTTGCTCCAACAACTGCCCCTACAAGGTACGGCGCTTCAACTTCCGCCAGTACAGCGACGAGGAAACCGAGTCGCTCAAGGGCCAGCGCAACCCGAACGTCACGGTGCGCCAGCGCGGGGTGATGGAGAAATGCACCTACTGCCTGCAGCGCGTGGCGCGGGCCCGCCAGCATTCCGAGCGCACCGGCGTTGCGCTGGCCGACGGCGACGTGGTGACCGCCTGCCAGTCGGTGTGCCCGACCAGTGCGATTCAGTTCGGTGACCTGAATGATCCCGCGAGCGCAGTGGTGCGGCTGCGCGGCTCGCCGCGGCACTACGCGCTGCTGGGCCATCTCAACACCCGGCCGCGCACGACTTACCTGGCGCGGGTGCGGCCGAAGGACGAGCCATGA